Proteins encoded in a region of the Anaerolineae bacterium genome:
- a CDS encoding GNAT family N-acetyltransferase codes for MTTTPALTIRPVGLESFDAAFDLLVRFFREEGFATPKEEMRASLRLLLASPAHAVFLARRDGQAVGVATVSIALNIEYGRSAEIDDLYVLPQARQQGVAAALIQTACAWCRRQGCAVVLVTVTAAGNAAHGLVGFYQRRGFVDTGRVILVYPLEG; via the coding sequence ATGACGACCACCCCGGCTCTCACCATTCGCCCGGTTGGCCTTGAATCCTTTGACGCCGCTTTTGACTTGTTGGTTCGTTTTTTCCGCGAAGAAGGCTTTGCCACCCCTAAAGAGGAAATGCGCGCCTCGCTGCGTTTGCTGCTGGCCAGTCCCGCGCATGCCGTATTTCTGGCCCGGCGGGACGGCCAGGCCGTAGGCGTGGCTACCGTGTCCATTGCCCTCAACATTGAATATGGCCGTTCTGCCGAAATTGATGATCTATACGTGCTACCCCAGGCGCGGCAGCAGGGAGTGGCGGCAGCCCTCATTCAAACGGCTTGCGCCTGGTGTCGCCGGCAGGGCTGCGCCGTGGTGCTGGTCACCGTAACCGCAGCAGGCAATGCGGCGCACGGTTTGGTGGGGTTTTATCAACGGCGGGGTTTTGTGGATACAGGGCGGGTCATTCTGGTTTATCCCCTGGAGGGATGA
- a CDS encoding PIG-L family deacetylase, producing the protein MIIAAHPDDIEFVMAGTAAKWAKAGVAVSYVLVTSGDAGSHEPGMTREQLARIREQEQRAAAQVAGVAEVVFLGYHDGEVEPTLALRRDLVRQIRRFKPDTVICFDPTILYIGHDYINHPDHRAVGQAALDAIAPAASMPLSFAELRAEGLEPHRVKQVWVSSAENPDTWIDITDTLDLKIEALRRHVSQFPNGWDPANMLRAWASESGQKIGVKYAEAFRRMVLEQEEN; encoded by the coding sequence ATGATCATTGCCGCGCATCCCGATGACATCGAGTTTGTCATGGCGGGTACGGCCGCCAAATGGGCCAAAGCGGGCGTTGCGGTCAGTTATGTTCTGGTGACCAGCGGCGACGCCGGCAGCCACGAACCGGGTATGACCCGCGAGCAATTGGCCCGTATCCGCGAGCAGGAACAGCGCGCCGCCGCCCAGGTAGCCGGCGTGGCGGAAGTGGTCTTTTTGGGCTATCACGACGGCGAAGTGGAACCCACCCTGGCCCTGCGCCGCGACCTGGTCCGCCAGATTCGCCGTTTTAAGCCGGATACCGTGATCTGTTTTGACCCCACCATCCTTTACATTGGCCATGATTACATCAATCATCCCGACCATCGCGCCGTGGGCCAGGCGGCCCTGGATGCGATTGCTCCGGCAGCCTCAATGCCCTTATCTTTTGCCGAACTGCGCGCAGAGGGCCTTGAGCCGCACCGGGTGAAACAGGTATGGGTATCGTCCGCCGAAAACCCCGATACCTGGATTGATATCACCGACACCCTTGACCTTAAAATTGAAGCTCTCCGCCGGCACGTTAGCCAATTTCCCAATGGGTGGGACCCGGCGAACATGCTGCGCGCGTGGGCCAGTGAGAGCGGCCAAAAAATCGGCGTAAAATATGCCGAAGCTTTCCGGCGGATGGTGTTGGAACAGGAAGAGAATTGA
- a CDS encoding glycoside hydrolase family 78 protein, with the protein MIKPISPRCEYLQNPLGIDVLQPRLSWVVAAEERNQIQSTYQILVADSVETLAADEGNLWDSGRVDNNQSTHVVYQGAPLSSGQRCWWKVRLWDREGRPSVYSPPAWWQMGLLKAAEWQGQWISFDTGPATEMEMKACPYLRRVFRVAQPIHRATLYVTAKGLYRLRLNGQPVGNAVFAPDWADYRQRVFYDTYDVTSLLQQGDNAMGAILGDGWYSGYLGWGNRRKRYGDTPQLFAQLNLEYPDGSVDILTTDSGWKGSAGPILFSSFYMGETYDAGREMPGWDQAEFDDSGWQAVRVEKAERQIQLTAQSAEPMRLVQEIKPKSVAQPQPGVYVFDLGQNMVGWARLRVRGEAGTRVQLRFAEILSPNGMVYTENLRSARSTDTYILKGGGPEIWEPHFTFHGFRYVEVTGSPDEADLETITGCVLQSDLPQTGFFECSKPMANQLWRNILWGQKGNFLSVPTDCPQRDERLGWMGDALVFARTACFNMNAAAFYTRWMISVADGQSPEGAFPDVAPQIVSERDGAPAWGDAGIVVPWMVYQAYGDTRLIERHYQAMARWLDYIHAANPHLLRTKRLNNNYGDWVAVDTGVGAASKEMLATAFWVYIVRLMARMARAIGRDDDARKYMELFEGIKAAFNTAYVFPDGRIEDGSQSAYAVALQFDLLPADLRPAAAQHLVENIKARDWHLSTGFLGTPYLCPALAETGHQDVAYRLLNNDTYPSWGHMIKHGATTMWERWNSILPEGEAHPPRMNSFNHYAFGAVGEWLYRFVAGIDTDPRQPGYQHILIYPRPGGGLTYAKAEYDSIRGRIVSDWKIEGHEFHLKVTIPANTTATVYLPTSNPDTVTESGQPVEQVEGVRFVKQETELAVFRVGSGDYHFVAAFA; encoded by the coding sequence ATGATAAAACCAATTTCTCCCCGCTGTGAATATCTCCAAAATCCGCTAGGTATTGATGTTTTACAGCCCCGGCTCAGTTGGGTGGTTGCTGCGGAAGAGCGCAATCAGATTCAATCGACCTACCAAATTCTGGTAGCGGACAGTGTCGAAACCCTGGCCGCAGACGAAGGCAATCTCTGGGATAGCGGGCGGGTGGACAATAATCAATCCACCCACGTTGTGTATCAAGGCGCGCCGCTGTCTTCCGGCCAACGCTGCTGGTGGAAAGTGCGGCTTTGGGACCGGGAGGGTCGCCCGTCCGTTTACAGCCCACCGGCCTGGTGGCAGATGGGCCTGTTAAAGGCGGCGGAATGGCAGGGGCAGTGGATCAGTTTTGACACCGGCCCCGCCACCGAGATGGAAATGAAGGCTTGTCCGTATCTGCGCCGGGTATTTCGTGTGGCCCAACCCATCCACCGCGCCACCCTGTATGTTACCGCCAAAGGGCTTTACCGGCTGCGCTTGAACGGGCAGCCGGTGGGCAATGCCGTTTTTGCCCCGGATTGGGCGGATTATCGGCAGCGAGTATTTTATGACACCTATGATGTAACCAGCCTGCTCCAACAGGGTGATAACGCCATGGGCGCTATTTTGGGCGATGGCTGGTATAGCGGCTATCTGGGTTGGGGCAACAGGCGGAAGCGTTATGGCGACACGCCCCAGTTGTTTGCCCAACTTAATCTTGAATATCCCGATGGAAGCGTAGATATATTAACGACAGATAGCGGCTGGAAAGGCTCTGCCGGGCCTATCCTTTTTTCTAGCTTTTATATGGGCGAAACCTACGACGCCGGCCGCGAGATGCCGGGTTGGGATCAAGCAGAATTTGACGATTCAGGCTGGCAGGCCGTGCGTGTTGAAAAAGCGGAGCGGCAGATTCAACTGACCGCCCAAAGCGCCGAGCCGATGCGCCTGGTTCAAGAAATCAAGCCCAAGAGCGTGGCCCAACCCCAACCGGGCGTTTACGTATTTGATCTGGGCCAAAACATGGTTGGTTGGGCGCGGCTGCGGGTGCGGGGAGAGGCGGGCACGCGGGTGCAGCTTCGTTTTGCCGAAATCCTCAGCCCCAACGGCATGGTCTACACCGAAAACTTGCGCAGCGCCAGGTCCACCGACACCTACATTCTCAAAGGCGGCGGCCCGGAAATCTGGGAACCGCATTTTACCTTTCACGGATTTCGGTATGTGGAAGTGACCGGCTCCCCCGACGAAGCCGACCTGGAGACGATCACCGGCTGTGTGCTGCAATCTGACCTGCCCCAGACCGGCTTTTTTGAGTGTTCCAAGCCCATGGCCAACCAGCTCTGGCGCAATATTCTCTGGGGCCAAAAAGGCAACTTTTTGAGCGTGCCCACCGATTGCCCCCAGCGCGACGAGCGCCTGGGCTGGATGGGCGATGCCCTGGTTTTTGCCCGCACGGCCTGTTTTAATATGAACGCGGCGGCGTTTTATACACGCTGGATGATAAGTGTGGCAGACGGCCAATCGCCGGAGGGGGCTTTCCCGGATGTGGCCCCGCAGATTGTGTCGGAACGGGATGGCGCGCCGGCCTGGGGTGACGCCGGGATTGTGGTGCCCTGGATGGTGTACCAGGCCTATGGCGACACGCGCCTCATTGAGCGCCACTACCAGGCTATGGCGCGCTGGCTGGATTACATCCACGCCGCCAATCCGCACCTGCTGCGGACCAAACGGCTCAACAACAACTATGGCGATTGGGTGGCGGTGGATACCGGGGTTGGCGCGGCTTCCAAAGAAATGTTAGCCACCGCTTTTTGGGTCTATATTGTCCGGCTGATGGCCCGCATGGCCCGCGCTATTGGTCGAGATGATGATGCCAGAAAGTATATGGAGTTGTTTGAGGGCATCAAAGCTGCTTTTAACACCGCTTACGTATTCCCCGATGGTCGAATTGAAGATGGCTCGCAATCCGCCTACGCCGTAGCCTTGCAGTTTGATTTACTGCCCGCCGACCTGCGCCCGGCGGCGGCCCAGCATCTGGTGGAAAACATCAAGGCCCGAGACTGGCACCTATCTACCGGCTTTTTGGGCACGCCCTATCTGTGCCCGGCCCTGGCCGAAACCGGGCATCAAGACGTAGCCTATCGCCTGCTCAATAACGATACCTATCCCTCTTGGGGCCACATGATTAAACATGGCGCCACCACCATGTGGGAGCGTTGGAACAGTATCCTGCCCGAGGGCGAGGCCCATCCCCCCCGGATGAACTCCTTCAACCATTATGCCTTTGGCGCGGTGGGCGAATGGCTGTACCGTTTTGTGGCCGGCATTGATACCGATCCCCGCCAGCCCGGCTATCAACATATTTTAATCTATCCCCGGCCCGGCGGCGGTTTAACTTACGCCAAAGCCGAGTACGACTCAATTCGGGGGCGGATTGTTAGTGATTGGAAAATAGAAGGCCATGAGTTTCACCTGAAAGTGACCATTCCCGCCAATACCACGGCCACCGTTTACCTGCCCACCAGTAACCCGGATACAGTGACCGAGAGCGGCCAGCCGGTGGAGCAGGTGGAAGGGGTTCGTTTTGTAAAACAAGAAACAGAACTGGCTGTCTTCCGGGTGGGGTCCGGCGATTACCATTTTGTGGCTGCCTTTGCCTGA
- a CDS encoding DeoR/GlpR transcriptional regulator — MGKEHRLPERRQQILETVEKAGQLSVAELSVQFDVSEVTIRQDLQALSEQGLLLRTRGGAVSTNTMPEFSFDVRHQQYAAQKARIGQTAAGLISYGETIFLDASTTVNAIIPHLKEYPELTVITNSLKAALSLLDASRVQVILPGGYLRRESISLVLPTQADVLGEINIQIGFFGARGLTVEEGLTDVNLNEVAMKRAMVTRCRQVVGVLDSRKWGKVAASTFATLAQIDTLISDQEAPADLVRQIRERQVEVILV; from the coding sequence GTGGGCAAAGAACATCGGTTGCCGGAACGCAGGCAGCAGATTTTGGAAACTGTTGAAAAAGCCGGGCAATTGTCGGTGGCCGAATTGAGCGTGCAGTTTGATGTGTCGGAAGTGACCATCCGGCAGGATTTGCAGGCTTTGAGCGAACAAGGTTTGTTGCTGCGCACGCGAGGCGGAGCGGTCTCCACTAACACCATGCCTGAATTCTCCTTTGATGTCCGTCACCAGCAATACGCGGCGCAAAAAGCGCGCATTGGCCAAACTGCGGCCGGGTTAATCAGTTATGGCGAGACCATTTTCCTTGACGCCAGCACCACCGTTAATGCCATTATTCCCCATCTCAAAGAGTATCCTGAATTAACCGTTATTACCAATAGCCTCAAAGCAGCCTTGAGCCTGCTGGATGCGTCTCGAGTGCAGGTGATTTTGCCGGGGGGCTATTTACGTCGCGAGTCAATTTCGTTGGTTTTGCCGACCCAGGCTGACGTATTGGGCGAGATTAACATTCAGATAGGCTTTTTTGGCGCGCGCGGTTTAACGGTTGAAGAAGGTCTAACCGATGTGAATTTAAATGAAGTAGCCATGAAGCGGGCAATGGTGACCCGTTGCCGGCAGGTGGTGGGAGTGTTAGACTCGCGCAAATGGGGCAAGGTGGCCGCTTCTACCTTTGCCACTTTAGCCCAAATTGACACGCTCATCAGCGATCAGGAGGCCCCTGCGGATTTGGTACGCCAGATTCGGGAGCGGCAGGTTGAAGTGATTTTGGTTTAG